One Turneriella parva DSM 21527 genomic region harbors:
- a CDS encoding STAS domain-containing protein, with protein MSIRINKRSNDKYLIYQLEGRLDTAGSAVLKLELDMETQNPSCSIILDMSHVSFISSAGIGVTVKSHSLLKQKGFEIRVAAPNDEVKKIYDLLGFSHVIRLYATLGDALKD; from the coding sequence ATGAGCATACGCATCAACAAGCGCAGCAACGATAAATACCTGATCTACCAGCTTGAAGGTCGCCTCGACACCGCCGGTAGCGCCGTGCTGAAGCTTGAACTCGACATGGAAACGCAGAACCCCTCATGCAGCATTATTCTGGATATGAGCCATGTCAGCTTCATCAGCTCGGCAGGTATCGGTGTCACTGTAAAATCGCACTCGCTTTTGAAACAAAAGGGCTTTGAGATACGCGTTGCGGCACCGAACGACGAGGTGAAAAAAATTTACGACCTTCTGGGTTTCTCACACGTTATTCGGCTCTACGCGACGCTCGGCGATGCCTTGAAGGATTAA